The proteins below come from a single Garra rufa chromosome 25, GarRuf1.0, whole genome shotgun sequence genomic window:
- the ice2 gene encoding little elongation complex subunit 2 — protein sequence MQQLPNNWIQNITCDLQPARCLNTLYHLLKKVSVLQEGRYLLVHKPREGFVTIFKASDETKAARGVFHLQNAHCGPPAVTPGIPWIPLDPSHILPFHQKHCRPPCIFPPRPPPPPKVGKGPKQRQGNNTTNQNKSTKKKHKKGANMKNKQVWMDNMRVKLMKDLQKNQTIEGGTDGKP from the exons ATGCAGCAGTTGCCCAACAACTGGATTCAGAACATCACCTGCGACTTGCA GCCAGCTAGATGTTTAAACACCCTCTACCACTTACTGAAAAAAGTCTCAGT ATTACAGGAAGGACGATACCTGTTAGTCCACAAACCTCGTGAGGGTTTCGTGACCATCTTTAAAGCTAGTGATGAGACCAAGGCTGCTCGCGGAGTGTTCCACCTGCAGAACGCGCACTGCGGACCCCCGGCTGTGACTCCAGGGATTCCCTGGATTCCCCTGGACCCTTCACACATCTTGCCATTTCACCAGAAACACTGCAGACCGCCCTGCATCTTCCCCCCACGTCCACCCCCTCCG CCAAAAGTTGGAAAAGGACCTAAGCAACGCCAGGGAAACAACACCACCAATCAGAATAAATCAACAAAGAAGAAGCATAAAAAAGGagcaaatatgaaaaataaacagGTATGGATGGACAACATGAGAGTCAAGCTGATGAAAGACCTGCAAAAGAACCAAACCATCGAAGGTGGAACAGATGGAAAGCCTTGA